From one Gimesia sp. genomic stretch:
- a CDS encoding DUF6793 family protein, whose translation MALYEIETNAHIMVGWANTQEEAEHAAQENYPEDEILRVTRRPRDMWVISKRLLGIEGHTEPCDMARECLFRASGDKVHAIRLYMRDTGADLHEAQLAIETNMSVGW comes from the coding sequence ATGGCTCTTTACGAGATTGAAACAAACGCACATATCATGGTGGGCTGGGCTAATACTCAAGAAGAAGCGGAACACGCTGCCCAGGAGAATTACCCCGAAGATGAGATCTTGCGAGTCACTCGCCGCCCACGCGACATGTGGGTCATCTCCAAACGTCTACTGGGGATTGAAGGGCACACCGAACCCTGCGACATGGCACGCGAATGCCTCTTCCGCGCTTCGGGCGACAAAGTTCACGCCATCCGACTCTACATGCGTGACACCGGAGCCGACCTGCACGAAGCCCAGCTGGCAATTGAAACCAACATGTCTGTCGGCTGGTAA
- a CDS encoding amidohydrolase family protein, producing the protein MIIQGTLVSSTGTSHSQIRIEGNQIVEVGAQLGEPDFTFSDDCLIFAGMGDIHIHARDDIGESQTYKEDFCTAGAAALNGGVVHVADMPNNPVPPITDESYHVKQEHLKQRNPPIHFTLYAGIGPGTSPLTFPVPYKAYMGPSVGDLFFKTLEQLDETLSQYRGCNVSFHCEDPILLDEHANAATHEERRPAECEISATRFALQMIEKYDLRGKLCHYSVGEGLPLIREARSRGLKVTCEVTPHHLYFDQSDLTDENRGKMQMNPPLRTIEDRKAMLAALREGTLDYLATDHAPHTLEENEQGISGQPHLDTYGAFVTWLILDQQFTPEQAARFCSENPGEFVNPYIAPLKFGKIEPGYTASLTVLNLKRPVTIQREDLKTKCGWSPFEGITFPGSIEAVFVEGQKTR; encoded by the coding sequence ATGATCATACAAGGAACTCTCGTCAGTTCTACAGGGACTTCTCACAGCCAGATTCGTATCGAGGGAAATCAGATCGTCGAAGTCGGCGCTCAACTGGGAGAACCGGATTTCACTTTCTCCGATGACTGCCTGATTTTTGCCGGCATGGGCGATATCCACATTCACGCCCGCGATGATATCGGGGAATCACAAACATACAAAGAAGATTTCTGCACCGCAGGTGCCGCCGCTCTGAATGGCGGGGTCGTCCATGTGGCTGATATGCCCAACAACCCCGTACCTCCAATTACCGACGAGAGCTACCACGTCAAACAGGAGCACCTTAAGCAGCGTAACCCGCCAATCCACTTTACGCTCTACGCGGGCATCGGACCGGGCACCAGTCCGCTCACATTCCCAGTACCTTACAAAGCCTACATGGGCCCCAGTGTCGGCGACCTGTTCTTCAAAACACTGGAACAGCTGGATGAAACACTCTCGCAGTACCGGGGCTGCAACGTCAGCTTCCACTGTGAAGACCCCATTCTGCTGGATGAACACGCCAACGCCGCCACTCACGAAGAGCGGCGACCCGCGGAATGCGAAATTTCCGCCACCCGCTTTGCGTTGCAGATGATCGAGAAATACGACCTCCGCGGCAAGCTCTGTCACTACTCGGTCGGAGAAGGGCTCCCCCTGATTCGCGAAGCCCGCAGCCGCGGCCTCAAAGTCACCTGTGAAGTCACACCGCATCACCTCTATTTTGATCAGTCCGATCTGACCGATGAGAACCGGGGAAAGATGCAGATGAACCCTCCGCTGCGGACAATAGAAGACCGCAAGGCCATGCTGGCTGCCCTGCGCGAAGGCACCCTCGATTATCTGGCAACCGACCATGCCCCGCATACCCTGGAAGAAAACGAGCAGGGCATCTCCGGACAACCGCACCTGGACACCTATGGTGCGTTCGTCACCTGGCTGATTCTGGACCAGCAATTCACTCCGGAACAGGCAGCCCGTTTCTGTTCGGAAAACCCCGGGGAATTCGTCAACCCGTATATTGCACCACTGAAATTCGGCAAAATTGAACCGGGCTACACCGCCAGCCTCACCGTGCTCAATCTCAAACGACCGGTGACCATCCAGCGCGAAGACCTCAAAACCAAATGTGGCTGGTCTCCCTTCGAAGGAATCACCTTCCCGGGCTCAATCGAAGCCGTCTTCGTCGAAGGACAGAAGACGCGTTAA
- the tsaB gene encoding tRNA (adenosine(37)-N6)-threonylcarbamoyltransferase complex dimerization subunit type 1 TsaB, whose product MENSEFYLGIETSGRSGSIAIYRPGQEIAPVSLQQQGRKHAQTLVSEVKKLLDQLEMAPHQIAGIGVSRGPGSFTGLRIGITFAKTFGYVTGAPVHGIDTFAAIALSCPTEISETYVISNAQRGDLFVGRYVRSSTGEWQQTVPIHLQDINAFSSALQPGETVCGPGIDLLDQGSLPEIRIEDFPRQTLASQVAELTAALLQQETPPASEVWNLTPFYLRKSAAEEKWDTQHNQ is encoded by the coding sequence GTGGAAAATTCCGAGTTTTATCTAGGTATCGAGACTTCCGGACGCAGCGGCTCGATCGCGATTTACCGTCCCGGGCAGGAAATTGCGCCCGTCTCACTGCAGCAACAGGGGAGAAAGCACGCCCAGACCCTGGTCAGCGAAGTCAAAAAACTGCTGGATCAGCTGGAAATGGCCCCTCATCAGATCGCCGGAATCGGCGTCAGCCGTGGCCCGGGTAGCTTTACCGGCCTGAGAATCGGCATCACCTTCGCCAAAACCTTTGGCTACGTGACAGGTGCTCCCGTACATGGCATCGATACCTTTGCAGCCATCGCACTCAGCTGTCCGACTGAAATTTCAGAGACCTATGTGATCTCCAACGCCCAGCGGGGCGATTTATTCGTCGGCAGATATGTCCGCAGTTCCACAGGAGAATGGCAACAGACAGTCCCCATCCATCTGCAGGACATCAACGCATTCAGCAGTGCACTTCAGCCCGGTGAAACCGTCTGTGGGCCCGGAATCGATCTGCTTGACCAGGGTAGCTTACCGGAAATCCGGATCGAAGATTTTCCCCGCCAGACACTCGCCTCCCAGGTCGCAGAACTGACGGCCGCTCTCCTGCAACAGGAGACCCCACCGGCCAGTGAAGTCTGGAACCTGACTCCCTTCTACCTTCGCAAAAGTGCAGCAGAAGAGAAGTGGGATACACAACATAATCAGTAA